TAAAAAACAGATTATATAAGAATTTATAAAATTCTAGCTTTATAAAGCGGAAATATCCTCTATTAGGCTATTTATATCCTCTTCTTTGCTAGACCAACTAGTACAAACCCTAATAAAATTACGCCCATCAGCCATCTTATAAATAAACTGAAACACATATTTTTTGCTTAACTTCTCAAGCCACTCGTCACTAAGTGCAAAAAATTGCTGATTGGTTTGAGAATTCGCCATAACCTCTACGCCTTTATCCTCAAAGGCTTTTCTGATTTTAAGCGCGTAAGAAACGGCATTTTTACAAATTTCAAAGTAAAGATTATCGGTAAATAGCGTATCAAACTGAATTCCAAGCATCCTTCCCTTGGCCAAAAGCGCACCTCTTTGCTTCATTATATATCTAAAATCTTTTTTAAGAGTTTCATTTGTGATAACAACAGCTTCTCCAAAAAGGGTTCCGCATTTAGTGCCTCCGATATAAAAAATATCGCAAAACTCAGCAATATCTGCCAAATTTAGATCACAAAATTCGCTCATTATCCCATATCCTAGCCTAGCTCCGTCTATAAAAAGCGGTAAATTCAAGCTTCTGCAAGCCTCGCTAAGATCTTTAAGCTCTTGCCTTGAATAAAGCGTACCAATCTCTGTAGGAAAAGAGATATATACCATTCCAGGCTGGACTGTATGATGCCTTACAGGATCTTTTTGATGAAGCTCATAACACTCTTTTACCTGATCAGCTGTTATTTTCCCATCAATTGAGGGTAAAATCAAAACCTTATGTCCACCAGCCTCTATGGCTCCAGCTTCATGGACTGCTATATGACCGCTATCTGCTGAAATTACGCCCTGATGAGGACGTAAAATAGAGGCTATAACTATAGAGTTTGTCTGAGTACCTCCAACCAAAAAATGTACATCTGCAGCAGGTTTTTTACAAGCGTCTTTGATCTTTTTTATTGCGCTTTCACAATATTTATCACTGCC
This Campylobacter sp. RM16192 DNA region includes the following protein-coding sequences:
- a CDS encoding threonine aldolase family protein; this encodes MTYFQCDYASGAHPKIIENLVATNNDQCLGYGSDKYCESAIKKIKDACKKPAADVHFLVGGTQTNSIVIASILRPHQGVISADSGHIAVHEAGAIEAGGHKVLILPSIDGKITADQVKECYELHQKDPVRHHTVQPGMVYISFPTEIGTLYSRQELKDLSEACRSLNLPLFIDGARLGYGIMSEFCDLNLADIAEFCDIFYIGGTKCGTLFGEAVVITNETLKKDFRYIMKQRGALLAKGRMLGIQFDTLFTDNLYFEICKNAVSYALKIRKAFEDKGVEVMANSQTNQQFFALSDEWLEKLSKKYVFQFIYKMADGRNFIRVCTSWSSKEEDINSLIEDISAL